Part of the Cydia pomonella isolate Wapato2018A chromosome 20, ilCydPomo1, whole genome shotgun sequence genome is shown below.
GACTCCAAGGTTCTGTTCCTTGTCGGATTTTGACTAATGTCAGAGTCGGCCGACAGCCCATGGATTTAGAGGAGATAGCCTCCAGAATCACCAACACTGATATCCCTAGCTGGTTCGTCCATTTCCAAAACTGCGATATAAAGGCTGTTAAATTATTTCGCATTCTTGCTCCTAGGCCTTATTTCCTTCCCCCACATATTCCTCCTTCCCATTTTAACTGGATTCTCCTCTCTAAGAGCTACGATACGCATAGGTACAAGTACTTGGATGTTGATGTTGGGCTGATCATAATGTCGCAACTTAAGGGAAAGACTTGGATGCAGTTGAAGCCTAGAGCGCCTTGCGAGAATGACTGTGTCACTCTGAACTTCGAATTGGGTGAGGGGGAGACATTGGTCCTTGGGAATGCGTTGTGGGAGTTAGAATATTTGCCGGGCAAAGGGGACAATTTAGCGATGGTTACTGAGACCGACTGGGCCGAGTCGTAAATTACGAATTTAATCTTTCGGTGTTGTAGTAGCGGTTCGTTTGAATTCGTATTTTGAATTGCTGGACTGAAGTATACCTATGCTTTTGATTGTGTCAGTAACGGTATggagaaaaatacattttaaacctGTTCTTATAGTTCTTTTGGTCAATCCCTACCAAGTCTGACCGCTTACCATGACTTGCGTTGTCGTACTTCTTACTTCAAGTATAGAGTACTGCACCGCAAGTCATGCTAAGATGTCTGgttttgtactaaaatgacAATTGAAATGGACAGATCGGGCAGTAGATTGGCCAATCGAACTGTCACTACagtattttgaataaaaaaaaaaacaaaaaaacatgtaattatGGAAGGACACTCCATACATGTAATCAATATGTTGTCAAAGCGGTTTCAAAGTAATTGTAGTACGTAAATGTCATAAATGTGTCTAGTATCTAAATGCACTTTGATGAAAAACTTGAATAATCTACATTAAAAGTTTACGATTACATAAAATACGTATTATAACAACCGTTTTCgaataatatatatagaatTAAGTCATTACAGCGTATTTAGACTGAATTGTTGATACATATCGAATATCGACACATGTTCCATTACTACCATCGTATCACACTCCATTTGGTAACTTATTCGTATAGATATAagatttattgttaaataacgAGCTTTAATACCACGTACTTGACTCTAATAGGATGGTTTTGAAAAACCCGAAAGGAGATACCAGATTTGTGAAAAATCTGTGTAGTAATATCGAAAGATAACCACGAAAGCCGTCAACCGGAGACCAATGACTCTTGGCTTTGAGGAGTAATAGACGTGGTAGTATTGATTcaatcaaatataatattaagcaATGACATTTTCTCAACCTGAGCCTCATCGCATATATTCTCCGGCGATGGAATACTTACCTACTACTATAGCATCTATAacactaatattataatatcgaaAGGATTAAGATAAACCTAGCGGCATACATTTTCAGCACCGAACTACTTATAAATCAAATTGTGACTACATATTTATTGGTGTAAGCCGCAGTGACACCTACTAAGCCAGGTACAGTCGACgttaaagatatgtttacatttttgcaCGACAAATGTAAATTCTCGTGTCGTTAACATCGactgtacaaaaaaaatggaACTCGTGGTCGGAGACCAAAAAACTTTTCTTCAAAAGACATAAAAATTAAGACGTAGCTTTAAATGTGTGCCGTTTAAGTATGTTGTTCGTATATTAAGCATTCACATAACACTTGTAACTGCACGATGTTAGAATACATTTTGATGTGTCGGGGTACCGCAGTATTACCATGtattacatattaatatattataatgtgaATCAACACGTGGTTTCGATTTCCCTGTTTACGTAAGTTTATGGAACTATGCAAAGGTTAGTAtctgtttaaatataaataatcctCCTAAACAAACGATAAGTATTTGACATCTTTCGACTAATTGATATTGTTATGAAATGCACTaacaatgtaaatttatttaatttttaaattttactttttttaatattttgaaaggGGTTTTTTATTCAGTAACAACAGATTCAAAGAAATGAACAtaatattaatgaaattaaataaagtcataaataaaaaaacctcaTCCAATTCGTtgccgatgggcagtgtgcagaaggctggccgcattacCACGTTGGATGGCAATGCTTATACGCTGAGCGAAATACTGGCCAGCCTGGCCACGTGTGGCGTGGataagggctgatttagacggcacccgaattcgcatgcgattttagttacattgcggaatttgcggactattgaggttaccaATTCAGCCGACCGACGGCCCCAACGTTTCGACCCCAAACGCCTCAAAAATGTAACCCCTGCTGAGGGTGGCGTTGTTTACTTATTATCATGAGGgacttgatatttttttattattgatatgTTAACGTCTCCAATCATGGGACAATTAAgataaaatttggagtattttcaatatttcaccgacatctgtacaatttctaccgctttaaaagttgaatgtccaattcgtcctttatgtattctatgtatttaatgaaagctactgcaattggtttcaatattattaaccaattaaaactatggttttttgctccagtcatcaGATGTCTTGCGACATTAATTTACAATTTCACatatatcaatgaaaaattaaacttatgcagctctttggctcttgtttatggtaaaatgttgccagcgtttaaaaactgatggtaaatacttgttttacaggatttgtctataccctcccattactggtgcctgttctattataggggtgtttactatatacatTGAAAACCCAAAGCTATTACAAACTCACATTTATTCACtaaatgcattaaataatttacattacatataatACTTTGGTAATCACGTTAGTCAGCCTTCTCCTTATGCAGAGGCTTTCCCCGCAGCCACAGCAGCAAGGTCTTGAGAGACAGCACCACCGGGAACATTATGGGCAGGAACAGGGGGATGTAGATGGCGTATCTGAAAAGTGAGAAAGTGACgttattaaccctttgaacgccaagaacacaaagtcgtcgttactacgTCCCCACAGTGCCAAGGAcctataggtgtcatggcggacgctgACAAAGTAaacttcacactttcgagtaaggtttacattatgttaacggcaccaatcatgggacatttaaggtaaaaagcggccaagtgcgagtcggactcgcccatgaagggttccgtactatttatgacgtattaaaaaaaaactacttactagatctggttcaaaccaattttcggtggaagtttgcatggtaatgtatatcatatatttttttttgatttttcattctgttaatttagaagttacagggggggggggacacattttttcactttggaagtgtctctcgcgcaaactggtcagtttagaaaaaatgatattagaaacctaaatatcatttttgaagacctatccatagataccccacacgtatgggtttgatgaaaaaagatttttcgagtttcagttctaagtatggggaacccccaaaatttattgttttttttttctatttttgtgtaaacatcataatgcggttcatagaatacatctacttaccaagtttgaacagtatagcttttatagtttcggaaaaaagtggctgtgacagaatcggacagacagacggacatgacgaatctataagggttccgttttttgccatttggctacggaaccctaaaaatggagtatttttgatatttcaccgacatctgtaaaatttctactgctttatgctttaaaagttgaatatccaattcgtcctttatgttttctatgtatttaatgaaagctactgcaattggtttcaatattattaaccaattaaaactatggttttttgctccagtcatgggatgtatggcgtcattaattATCAAATATGaacgaaaaattaaacttaagcagcgcTTTGACTcttgtttatagtaaaatattGTCAGCGTTtagaaactgatggtaaatactggttttacaggatttgtctataccatcccattactggtgcctgttccattataggggtgtttactatagctcccttgcgcccgggagcttggcgtatgagtaatgtttgtgtttatgacagagcgttcaaagggttaaagtaGGTTAAAGTTTGGCTGGCCAttttcgtcagtagaaaaaggcggcaaattaaaaaaaaaataagcgcgAAGTGTTGATCTCCCatagataatttaaatttcgcgcccttttctactgacaagttagGTGTGTTTGAGTATAGTTAGCTTTTATAAAGAAACCGGTCAAGTACAAGTCGGAAGGAACAAAGTTAAATCTGGTGTCGTTTCTGTATATCGATAGGCTAATTAGTCTAATTACGACTACGATATACAATAAAACTACAATTGTAAAGGAATTTGTGTCAATTTTTAGATAGACCCATTTCTGGGCATCAGGGAAGTACGCGAGTAAGCCGAGGAAGTACGCGAGGCCTCTCAAGAGCTAGCTCTTATAGGCTTCCACTAGGTAGTATATACTCACTTCTGATTGTTGGCGAAGTATAATAACAATAACGCCAAGAGACTCGGTTCTATGAAGGGCACCAGTAGGCCTCTCGGGAGCTTTTGTAGGCCTCAATTAGTTACTCACTTCTGATCGTCAAGGAAGTACAGCAACGCTATCAGACTCAACTATAAATTCGGCCCCCAATGTGCCTGTTTGGAACTCTTGTAGACCTTTTGGTACTAACTTCTGATCGTCGGGAACGTACAGTAACACTCGTGGATTAGGCTTCATAAAGGCCTTTATTAGGTCTCACGGGATCTCTTGTAGGCCTTCAATGGGCACTCATTTCTGATCGTCTGGGAATGAAATGGAGCTGTAGGCCTCCACTAGTAGATATATACTCACTTCTGATCATCAGGGTAGTATAACAACGCCAGTAATCTAGGCTCCATAAAGGCTATCCATTGTATATCTCTTATAGGCCTCCATTAGGTACTCACTTCTGATCATCAGGGAAGTACAGCAAAGCTAGCAGATTGGCCAATGGCCATAAAAGCGGCCTGTGAGGCCCCCCCGCAACTCTTGTAGGCCTCTACAAAGACTTGTAGCGAGCTGCTCGCGGGCGAGGCCGATACCGTCAACTGGATTGATGGACGCTTGTTCTTTAGCAGTCATAGACTTACTTCTGATCGTCAGGGAAGTACAGCAAAGCTAGAAGGCTAGGCTCCATAAAGGCGGTCTCGGCGGCCCCGTGGGCCCCGCGGGAGCTCCGGTAGGCGGCCAGCAGCTGCCCGGCGGCCAGCTGCGCGCGCGCGAGGCCGATGCCGTCGACGGCCGCGTTGATGGACGCGCCCACATCGTCGTTGATCACGATGTTGGATATTTCACCTGAAGAAGATATGTGACatcaaattttgtatttatttgtaagaataTGGTACAGtgatttgatattaaattagaattattGCAAGTTCTATCATATTCTGCCGTGAAGgcggtgtacaaatatttttacttttaaatatatatattgtatattaattaatgtaCTAAACTTTCTCTTTAATTAGGCAGCGTTTCCACCACAGCTGACCGAgaaaatcgacacgagttgcgaattacctattcgcacatgtatcgtacaacgttttacagtacatatggccctttaaatgttcgacacagtaacgtaatatgctaattttcgcactagtgaggtaaagtagcacaatatgtactgtaaaaattctTAATGAGATTAAATGATCTTAAACCTTTAAATCTTGATTCAACCATtaagtcgacgagtagaaaaaaatacataaaaagtgcGATAATATTAGAATCTCACCTAGCAACTGCGCTAACGACTGCAATGTGTTTTCAGCTGAGGTGATTTGTTCCAAAACTCTGAGGCGCAGCAACGCGTCCACCTCCCAGCGGCGCGGACCCACGGCCCGCAGCGGGTCCAGCTGGGCGTCCGGGATGTGgccctgaaatattcattttgatgtatatcatcatcatcttcctcgcgtcgtcccggcattttaccacgaCATAGTCTGTAGAGGGCGGCGCTTGATTATTGGCGTGAAATGTAATTGTAAAGTTTATGTTTTAGATTCAGGCTAatacatcgtgtttttatttaattccgttaactccggggtaagggtaagggcttgtgcacaaatcacgcgaggttttttcggctactttttttaGCCGTGACGTATGTGTGTGACGTCATGTGTCGTCAACCGGTCTTCGTAGGAGTACGTATGTTGcgccaacaaaatgtatacactcataataaaacaatatgtaaacaggccctaataaGGCAAATGAATACGCtagtaagaaaaaaacaaattattgattatctccgaaatggagttaattagaataccggtgtgtttgagaaagttacttaatttaagctcaggaatgcacccttgaaaacaccgaaaaaaaaaacacggtgtatatcgcagatcctccaacgcacactgtgcagggatcggaaaccggtattttttgtatgggaacgaaaaatttttcgttctttgttaattatttcctttctaattgggcaatcaaataatacgaagtcgttatctaaaaacacaaccgagtcctatatttagagtataaaataaaccgaaatatatgtttatttcaaagttttttccaaaaaaccggttccgatccctgacacTGTGTTTTATGTTCTATTTTGTATTTGAGGGGAATGAACTTACCATATCCGGTATCCCGAGCAGCGGTCTCAGCTGAGCTATGAACGCGCCCATGACGCGCTGAACGTTGGGTTCCATTTCCCCCTCCCCTCTGCATTCTTCCGGCTTGGGGTTGGCGAGCACCACTCCCCCCCATTTTGGAGACATGAAGGCCTGCACAGGAGTGGGGACGCGGGTGTCTGAAATTGGGTAACAACTAAGTTTATTCTTTGTTCTCGAAAATTAAGGCTTTTTTGTGAAACAAGTGCCTATATTTTTCTACAATACTAAGTCAGAGCCAGTTTTGGGTGATACAAGTCAAGTCACAGACGTCACAATAGTCAAAATCAGAGATTAGACTTCACTATCTTCAAGTTTCAAACGTCAATGTCAAAAAAATTAtggaatcaggcgttactttgaggaaatccatactaattaaaacaaaaaatattactttgctaatcctcGTAAAGAAACTCTTGAGATTTGTACTTTTAgaggtgggttgttatatttatttgtatggtgggagggggggggggggacattaattgcatgtagaaatacgcaagtaagtataacattATAGAttaacaaagtaatattttttgttttaattcaaaGTCAAAAGttaaaaagcatttattgcaaACATATTACATGatgttacataatatattttatgattctGGCATGTTACAGAAATGATATAATTTTCGTTAAAATTCAAAACAGAAATAacaaatgatgattttttttttactgaaaacaGGTAAGCATTTGTGCAccatctcacctgatggtaagtgccgatgcagtctaggatggagcaTTATTCGATTCTCAAAGAGTCTTTCACTGAACTATTACATTATGTAAAACCATTAGTAATTAATACTAATTATCTATTTATCATGCACCACGTTTGTAAGATGTGACAAGGCCGTACTTGGCGACGGTGACAAGTTCCCACCGTCTCGctactttcttttttttttaatactacgtcggtggcaaacaagcagtctccgtagcctatgcacgcctgcaactctagaggagttacatgcgcgttgccgaccctaaattagtttagttttaaataagtttaagtGAAGTTCAGCGTGTGCAGTCGCTGTGGCCGAATTCGACTAGGACATTTGACATAAGCATAGCTAATTATTTAGTTAGATTAGTTCATTGTACTTTACTAACATTTAGTTTCATAAGTACATTGTATTACTAACATAGGGTTTCAagcctgaaataaaacattgaattgaataaacgTAGACAAATGAAAACCTTACCACCATCATAAATAACAAGTGGTGTCTTCTCGCAAGGAACAGCGTACAGTACTAGGTTGATGGTCGGCAGCTCTGAGACGTGCGTGGCGGCGCGCTCCTCGAGCCTGGTCAGGAGCAGGTGGAGACGGTCTCTGTTTACGGCGAAATGGCGGCCGTATTCGCTTGTGTCTTTTACCTgggaaattttaaatttattacctATCCTTTACATCCTTTTATCCTTATCCTACAACACTAATAAACCTAGAAAGAGCCCAGAGAGCTGTACTAAAGGTAGCTACTTACCGCCCATTCTTATACCCCACTGAACTCCTTTATAAAGCATGTGAAGTACTAACTGTtcgtcaactatttatattaagcaCAACACTTAAGCAGCACACCAAAATTCCTTTCAACACTGCATATACTAACAAAAGGCGcaaagatattatatgtatacaaaccgtacaaagaaaacacgtattttcatctagattttttgtctttttgggcccttatttgtacaacaggttaaattcaaaattagactTATACCCACTTAGCTATGTTGGTTGTAAGAATATTCTACGACGCGCCCTTCAAAAAATGACATACGATGATACAGAGaacttactaatagtcgtaaaatgatttcttactgtactttgatatagaatacttaaataagttattttgttaaggttatcaccctactagatttttattgtgtactatttataattataattaagtgaataattacaaattaattaatatggtcctattctgcctgaaacacaggaactcctagttcaggcatttgtaaacttttccttatccttaatccttagtctttaagtgctaacactgtacttatactgttttcaataaaattatttgtattgtatttgtatttgtatcctttgctttgccgcctttttattttaaattacaaaattacaattttttttttgtattttagccaGCTAAAGTAAAATAGTCGCGGTACCAACATCATAacaatatatgtacagtcacgtctgaataTATCGATACGGTACCCTAATATATAGGCCATAAgctcgtgtatacatatttttggcacttcgatcgtgtcgatgttttcagacgtgactgtactgcTCTCTGTTTGGCTGTTTAATGGACCTATGCCTTCACTTGATATGGCCATTTCaagttttttaaagtttaaaactcCACAAAGAGTAGAATTTATATGCAACATTGCAAACCTGGAATCGAGACTGCAatgattttaactttttttaacctACGCACTTATTTTTAACCAGAAAAGTCGACTTTGCCGTCCATTTTTGAGAGCAAATCTTTGCAGTATAACTAGTACGGAAATTTCTGATGCCAGTTACCTACACGCTTCAAGATATGCGTTAACTATATTCAGTAtacattatgtaaaataatcatGAAGCTGGGAAATCACTAAGCAGATCATACCTCGAAAGCAAGACGAATAACGGattcaaaaaaattgtatttgagGTTAGTAATAGtaggtacagatgtagtgaacaaTCCTTTACCATCGTATTCACGGAAACGCACGACCATATTATGCTATTTCAGTTAGTCTCAGTACACAAAGTAACTACTGAGGGGGTCCATattgtacaaatacaaataatttattcataacacCAAGTTACATGTCAGGCTTAGGTCTAGGAAACACATTAGGTACTTATTGCATAAGGTACAATAGGTACAGGTACATAGTTAATACTAAGTTATTTGGTAAACTCATTAAGTAGGAAGTTCGTAGAACTGATCTAATGAATGAAACGTGTGGTCAAGGAGCCATACGTAGTTTTAACTTAAGGGCCACTATGGAAGTTATATCCATTTTAATTGCGTCCGGCAGTCTGTCATACACAGACGGGCCCATGACATACACCGACCTCTCCGACTTGCGTAGATCGTGTTCAGGTGCGACGAGCAAATGGGCGAGCTTATTGCTGCGCATGGCGCAGTACGGGTTCACACCTCGCTGCCGAAACGCATCCAAGTTCTTGTGTGTGAAGAGAGCTACTTGGTAGATGAGTTCGCAGGGAAGGGGTAAATATTGGATTGCATACTAGTTTAAGTCATAATCATCAtggcgcatacaaatgaaaagtcatattatattgtgtcatacatttttagccataataattgatgacatacataacagctgtcatatattttttgtgcatacctaacgaacctaacctaaaattttatgcgaatcaaattaatgactataaaaattatgacataactcatttattcTCAGGAATAATTATGACTtgagatttttatgacttataactttatgcataaattgttataatagttaaaaatatgacaaaagttgttaagCGACCAGAGAGAGTCCCCTACTgattgactgaagtagcatgacaaatacgaatatttccgagaaaatacgatgacAAAACATTGTTCACTACTTCTATAcaatttatcttatcttatcttatcaaaAGCCAAACATTTTCagcgtcaattttttttctactacTCTTCCCTAATcggaacacgataccgaatatgcttAAACGCATCTATGTTACATTCTGAGTAATCtatttatgtattaatttattataagccTATACGGTGTCCCACTTCCTGGGCAAAGCCCCCCCCACCCTCGATTTCCACCATCGTCCCGCCATTTCCGTCTGAGGCTACCAGATCATCGCCcgtcttttaaatattaacaaaaaatattatttttttgaacaAGAACCGAATAAAACTAGCGAcatattagttatttgttttacaagggggcaaagttgttgtttgactgctcgtgctaatattgaagcccgagcgtagcgagtggtttgaaaagtggaatcttaagcggtgcgagggttttaaggcacgagcgttaaaaaaaatttgtcaccgagtgaaacaaaagATTTCACCACATCAACGCGAGGAAAGTACTACTTAAATGtaaaacatcaaataaaatcaaatgaacgttattaaatatttatcatcatcatttaaaagtcaattccatcAGTCAACATAAGTAAACAACTCATAATTTGCAATAATAATATGAGACACTGCTGCGAAAGGCATGTTTCTAGAAATGTATgtacacattattattatttataaatagatatagaatcttatacctttaaacgagcaattcttgtatatatataaatatatatatttctgtgatctcggaaacggctctaacgatttcgctgaaatttggtatatgggggtttttgggggtatacaatctatctagattagtcttatgtttgggaaaacgcgtgttttcgagttttcatgcgtttttctttcgacgcagaatatggtcgctaatttcgtgttgccggccactgtccgtctggtccagcgggttaagacgcggactgctaaacgagtgttacgggttcgaatctcgcccggtgactaacttttgtttttttttatatgttcaagtttatatatttttttttaatttttattgttttagacaagtttaatttagtaaaaaaatttagttaagattatcacctatacaccaccatattacaataaatagttataataaccgagcaaagctcggtcgcccaggtactaattaATTAGGTGTACTAACATTAGGAACGTAATTCTACTAACAAATTTGTACGAGTCCAtagttacttaaaataaatgtttttaatttcattttcatttaaataaattactttgctacacatgtggataaaatgcaactttcttatccGTTTTTTGTAGCACCAATAGAGCCtattaccagctggtgtggtgaaaacatattgaaacaggtcactcacgtattttaagtaatgaaaattgagTGAGAATCATGAGTGACCGTTaatcgttttaatatatttaatatttctaagtctcacaaaggttttgttATTAATCTTTTGAACGCCATGCCTAttgcacgcggcgcgtaatagtgaaccttgtcggtacgcattaAGGTTGATATtcggctgtagccgcgcgcgtcacatgacgtctttggcggtcaaaaggttaaaacctAGCGACATTTGAATACATTAAACTAGTTTATATGTTCGTCGATCTATGAAATCcaaacaaaaacggccgtttttacTTTGGACGCTTAACGtaaaactattatgatgtattcaaaaggtacttaaatacaaaatacagtacgtagcggcccccttttttaaatatctatcgttaaatttaaataatcacaactatttagcagtggcgctagtgagcacgttgatgggctcttaaggcaaagcagagagattgtgggcggtgctactgcTACTATACTATCCGCAAGACTATCTGGCCGGTCAgttcataatgccatctctttcactctttgTTGGCCTTAACAAGGGAAATAGCATTAAAgttaaaggagatagcattatgatctcagtggccagttagttttaCGGCAAgtataactaaatataaaaataatttaataaataataatccggaggtcgcgggttcaaatcctggctcgtaccaatgagttttttcggaacttatgtacgaaatatcatttgatatttaccactagcttttcggtgaaggaaaacatcgtgaggaaacctgcatatatCTGCgaggaaattcaaaggtgtatgtgaagtccccaatccgcattgggctagcgtggggactatagcccgagccctctcgcgcatgagaggaggaggcctgtgcccagcagtgggacgtatataggctcaattatttattattattattataaataataatcgtgGTTTGTATAATTGACGTCATTACCTCTTTAGCTTGGAAATCGAAGTCGAGTAGATACAGCCACTGGGATTTGAGCGTGAAGTTGTGAAGCTCGCTGAGCTCGTCCACAAACGTGCCGATATAATCTGCAATATCgaatacctttaaacgagcaattcttttatatttatatattttgggggatctcggaaacggctctgacgatttcgatgaaattttgctATATGTGTTTCAGGGGCCATCTAGatgagtttttatgttttttgagCAAAATTTCGGTCTCCCTGATATTCGAATAAACTAAGACCTATGTTTTATATACAGGGTCTAGTGGGAGATTTCCGATaccaaattttgaaaaaaaaaaaaactgaaatatatgAACCAAtggtatttcattttataaaaagaagATTTGAAATTCGAAATATGCCACTGGACATCCTGTAGTTGAGACAGACAGAGATAGGGTCGTCTATTGGCTTTGAGCCGTCAGTGTCTAGTTATGAATGAGTGCGTATTTTTTAATTggtgtatttttagggttccgtagccaaatggcaaaaaacggaaccc
Proteins encoded:
- the LOC133528952 gene encoding GPI transamidase component PIG-S isoform X3: MATESSRMWASASFVGVLIIIGLPLWWKTTEVYRVSLPYDKIASFDSLSHTIATEVTVMANDDAIASQIAGLIEKSFEDSTTLKIKVNKTILSDSLRNTLESVADEPEAIEEVAASVSVSKPNTLYVVQRTPLFQNVWLSGERVMFFRDSKAGPTIVQALKNWVYQTSVLQAVVSESDEPRRTRFPPGGGYHVTLSVAVPSPKTKLRFPARDAMEDYIGTFVDELSELHNFTLKSQWLYLLDFDFQAKEVKDTSEYGRHFAVNRDRLHLLLTRLEERAATHVSELPTINLVLYAVPCEKTPLVIYDGDTRVPTPVQAFMSPKWGGVVLANPKPEECRGEGEMEPNVQRVMGAFIAQLRPLLGIPDMGHIPDAQLDPLRAVGPRRWEVDALLRLRVLEQITSAENTLQSLAQLLGEISNIVINDDVGASINAAVDGIGLARAQLAAGQLLAAYRSSRGAHGAAETAFMEPSLLALLYFPDDQKYAIYIPLFLPIMFPVVLSLKTLLLWLRGKPLHKEKAD
- the LOC133528952 gene encoding GPI transamidase component PIG-S isoform X1, which produces MGKQIKSDAEESSRMWASASFVGVLIIIGLPLWWKTTEVYRVSLPYDKIASFDSLSHTIATEVTVMANDDAIASQIAGLIEKSFEDSTTLKIKVNKTILSDSLRNTLESVADEPEAIEEVAASVSVSKPNTLYVVQRTPLFQNVWLSGERVMFFRDSKAGPTIVQALKNWVYQTSVLQAVVSESDEPRRTRFPPGGGYHVTLSVAVPSPKTKLRFPARDAMEDYIGTFVDELSELHNFTLKSQWLYLLDFDFQAKEVKDTSEYGRHFAVNRDRLHLLLTRLEERAATHVSELPTINLVLYAVPCEKTPLVIYDGDTRVPTPVQAFMSPKWGGVVLANPKPEECRGEGEMEPNVQRVMGAFIAQLRPLLGIPDMGHIPDAQLDPLRAVGPRRWEVDALLRLRVLEQITSAENTLQSLAQLLGEISNIVINDDVGASINAAVDGIGLARAQLAAGQLLAAYRSSRGAHGAAETAFMEPSLLALLYFPDDQKYAIYIPLFLPIMFPVVLSLKTLLLWLRGKPLHKEKAD
- the LOC133528952 gene encoding GPI transamidase component PIG-S isoform X2, producing the protein MIVTESSRMWASASFVGVLIIIGLPLWWKTTEVYRVSLPYDKIASFDSLSHTIATEVTVMANDDAIASQIAGLIEKSFEDSTTLKIKVNKTILSDSLRNTLESVADEPEAIEEVAASVSVSKPNTLYVVQRTPLFQNVWLSGERVMFFRDSKAGPTIVQALKNWVYQTSVLQAVVSESDEPRRTRFPPGGGYHVTLSVAVPSPKTKLRFPARDAMEDYIGTFVDELSELHNFTLKSQWLYLLDFDFQAKEVKDTSEYGRHFAVNRDRLHLLLTRLEERAATHVSELPTINLVLYAVPCEKTPLVIYDGDTRVPTPVQAFMSPKWGGVVLANPKPEECRGEGEMEPNVQRVMGAFIAQLRPLLGIPDMGHIPDAQLDPLRAVGPRRWEVDALLRLRVLEQITSAENTLQSLAQLLGEISNIVINDDVGASINAAVDGIGLARAQLAAGQLLAAYRSSRGAHGAAETAFMEPSLLALLYFPDDQKYAIYIPLFLPIMFPVVLSLKTLLLWLRGKPLHKEKAD